The Ovis aries strain OAR_USU_Benz2616 breed Rambouillet chromosome 11, ARS-UI_Ramb_v3.0, whole genome shotgun sequence genome window below encodes:
- the LOC105616451 gene encoding RWD domain-containing protein 1-like, with translation MGCVEEQRNELEALESIYPDSFTVLSENPPSFTITVTSEAGENDETVQTTLKFTYSEKYPDKAPLYEIFAQLNLEDNDVADILKLLALQAEENLGMVMIFTLVTAVQEKLNEIVDQIKTRREEETEKEAEEAEKQLFHGTPVTIENFLNWKAKFDAELLEIKKKRMKEEEQAGKNKLSGRQLFETDHNLDTSDIQFLEDAGNNMEVDESLFQEMDDLELEDDDDDPDYNPADRESDLTD, from the coding sequence ATGGGCTGCGTCGAGGAGCAGCGCAACGAGCTAGAGGCTCTGGAGTCCATCTACCCTGACTCCTTCACAGTATTATCAGAAAATCCACCCAGCTTCACCATTACTGTGACATCTGAGGCTGGAGAAAATGATGAAACTGTCCAGACAACCCTCAAGTTTACATACAGTGAAAAATACCCAGATAAAGCTCCCCTTTATGAAATATTCGCCCAGTTAAATCTAGAAGATAATGATGtagcagacattttaaaattattagcaTTACAGGCAGAAGAAAACCTTGGTATGGTGATGATCTTCACCTTAGTGACAGCTGtgcaagaaaaattaaatgaaatagtagatcaaataaaaactagaagagaagaagaaacagaaaaagaagcagaagaagctGAAAAGCAATTATTCCATGGTACTCCTGTTACAATTGAGAATTTCTTAAATTGGAAGGCCAAGTTTGATGCAGaactcttggaaattaaaaagaaacggatgaaggaagaagagcaagcaggaaaaaataaattaagtggGAGACAACTATTTGAAACAGATCATAATCTCGATACATCTGATATCCAGTTCTTGGAAGATGCTGGAAACAACATGGAGGTAGATGAGTCTTTGTTCCAGGAAATGGATGACTTGGAGCTGGAGGACGATGACGATGATCCAGACTACAATCCTGCTGACCGGGAGAGTGACTTGACCGACTGA